The Marispirochaeta aestuarii genome includes a region encoding these proteins:
- a CDS encoding alanyl-tRNA editing protein — protein sequence MTEKLYYLDQYQTEFTSRLVSSRRIDTKKGPRWQVILEASCFYPAGGGQPSDRGTLNDREVEEVLLENDEVVHLLSAPLDEGTQEVFGRIEPMHRRHYMQQHTGQHLISAVLHRHCGYPTRSVHLGDSCSSIEIEGTDITPFEIIQVEDEVNRIICENREVKARFIDQDQLEEIELRRSLKTDRNIRIVEIDDADQVGCGGVHLRRTGEIRLVKHVATESVRGNSRLMFVIGDAAMADYREKSRIASRMVDLLSAPQAEVLPKLDEYLEKNADRDRFCTAVLRRLNSCIAAEIYERGIPVHGGRIVTAELPEADAGQIREIADGIRTIGPVFLALAARSGDGVKWIIAAPDSRPGLFDELKETLMPLLDGKGGGRPPFWQGGGNNPPGITAFLDAFSSAVSRMEKQNSPR from the coding sequence TTTACCAGCCGCCTCGTCAGTTCCCGGAGGATCGATACGAAGAAGGGGCCCCGCTGGCAGGTCATACTGGAGGCAAGCTGTTTCTACCCCGCCGGAGGCGGTCAGCCCTCCGACAGGGGGACCCTGAACGACCGGGAGGTGGAGGAGGTCCTCCTGGAGAACGATGAGGTGGTTCACCTCCTTTCCGCACCCCTGGATGAGGGAACACAGGAGGTTTTCGGCCGAATCGAGCCGATGCACCGGCGCCACTATATGCAGCAGCATACGGGCCAGCACCTGATTTCCGCCGTCCTGCATCGCCATTGCGGCTACCCCACCCGTTCGGTGCATCTTGGTGATTCCTGCAGTTCCATCGAAATAGAGGGGACAGATATCACTCCCTTCGAGATAATCCAGGTTGAGGACGAGGTAAACCGGATCATCTGCGAAAACCGGGAGGTAAAGGCCCGATTCATCGACCAGGACCAGCTTGAAGAAATCGAGCTACGCCGCTCCCTGAAAACGGACAGAAATATCCGTATCGTCGAAATCGACGACGCCGATCAGGTCGGCTGCGGCGGGGTGCATCTGCGGCGTACCGGGGAGATACGGCTGGTCAAACATGTTGCCACGGAGAGCGTCAGGGGCAACAGCCGGCTTATGTTCGTAATCGGGGATGCCGCCATGGCGGACTACCGGGAAAAAAGCAGAATCGCCTCCCGCATGGTTGATCTTCTCTCGGCACCCCAGGCGGAGGTTCTGCCGAAGCTGGATGAGTATCTCGAGAAAAACGCCGATCGGGACAGATTCTGCACCGCGGTGCTGCGACGATTGAACAGCTGTATCGCCGCCGAGATCTACGAAAGGGGCATACCGGTGCACGGCGGCAGGATTGTGACAGCGGAACTTCCGGAAGCTGACGCAGGCCAGATCCGGGAGATAGCCGACGGAATCCGCACAATCGGCCCCGTCTTTCTTGCCCTGGCCGCCAGGTCCGGGGACGGGGTTAAATGGATCATCGCCGCCCCCGATTCCCGCCCCGGGCTTTTCGACGAACTTAAGGAAACCCTGATGCCCCTCCTCGACGGCAAAGGCGGCGGGCGGCCTCCCTTCTGGCAGGGAGGAGGCAATAATCCTCCGGGAATCACCGCCTTTCTTGATGCCTTCAGCTCCGCCGTCTCACGGATGGAAAAACAGAACAGTCCCAGATAA
- the eda gene encoding bifunctional 4-hydroxy-2-oxoglutarate aldolase/2-dehydro-3-deoxy-phosphogluconate aldolase, which produces MKQELAQTYSSMIQTLKKIKVVPVVKIEDAKQAVPLGKALIAGGLPCAEITFRTSAAAEAIGLLTKEVPELLVGAGTVLTPEQADAAKKAGAKFMVSPGFNPRVVDHCLAMDMPIFAGINNPTGIEMALERGLPAVKFFPAEASGGLAMLKAMAAPYGDILFMPTGGVNAKNIGTYLAFPRVLACGGSWMVPSDLISAGEFDKITALTKEAVEAVAGL; this is translated from the coding sequence ATGAAACAGGAACTCGCACAAACCTATTCTTCCATGATTCAGACATTAAAAAAAATCAAGGTGGTCCCGGTGGTTAAAATCGAGGATGCAAAACAGGCAGTTCCTCTTGGAAAGGCCCTGATCGCCGGAGGACTCCCCTGCGCGGAGATTACCTTCCGAACCAGTGCCGCGGCAGAGGCCATCGGACTGCTGACCAAAGAGGTCCCCGAGCTGCTGGTGGGAGCCGGAACCGTTCTGACTCCGGAGCAGGCGGACGCGGCCAAAAAAGCCGGGGCAAAGTTCATGGTCTCCCCGGGATTCAACCCGCGGGTGGTGGACCACTGTCTTGCCATGGACATGCCGATTTTTGCAGGAATAAACAATCCCACGGGAATCGAGATGGCTCTTGAACGGGGACTGCCGGCTGTCAAGTTCTTTCCCGCGGAAGCTTCCGGCGGTCTTGCGATGCTGAAAGCCATGGCCGCTCCCTACGGCGACATTCTGTTCATGCCCACCGGAGGAGTCAACGCAAAGAACATCGGTACCTACCTGGCTTTTCCCCGGGTTCTTGCCTGCGGCGGAAGCTGGATGGTGCCCTCGGACCTGATCAGTGCCGGGGAGTTCGACAAGATAACCGCTCTTACCAAAGAAGCCGTTGAGGCCGTAGCGGGACTCTGA
- a CDS encoding ROK family protein, whose protein sequence is MGAAYWIGFDLGGTKMIASLLDENYAILSRVKKRTEPQEGNGAVLKRIAAAIEEVILTSGVPRSDIRGIGLAAPGTLDREAGIVINTPNLGFENIPLQSYIEEETGLPVCLDNDVNAGTFGEFIKGAGRGFRNLMGVFLGTGIGGGLIINGQMYRGANGNAGEVGHMILQTDGPLCGCGQQGCLESLASRLSLAKDAVSLAASGKAPVLLGLAGTDISGYKSGVFAKALRKRDPVTRDLIKRGAQYLGIGLANCVNLLNPEAIILGGGLVEKLGAPFIKQTVKSLRAHSLPGLIEDVRVMAAELGDDAALVGSAALAALEFKER, encoded by the coding sequence ATGGGTGCTGCATACTGGATCGGATTCGATTTGGGAGGAACCAAAATGATAGCCTCCCTGCTGGATGAAAACTATGCAATTCTCAGCAGGGTAAAAAAGCGCACGGAGCCTCAGGAAGGAAACGGAGCGGTACTCAAGAGGATTGCCGCCGCTATCGAAGAGGTAATTCTGACCAGCGGAGTCCCCCGCTCCGATATACGGGGAATTGGGCTTGCCGCTCCGGGCACTCTGGACAGGGAAGCAGGCATCGTGATAAATACGCCGAACCTGGGTTTTGAGAATATTCCCCTTCAGAGCTATATTGAAGAGGAGACGGGACTACCCGTCTGCCTGGACAACGACGTCAATGCCGGTACTTTTGGCGAGTTTATCAAGGGTGCCGGCAGGGGTTTCCGGAATCTGATGGGTGTTTTCCTGGGAACAGGCATCGGCGGCGGACTCATTATCAACGGGCAGATGTACCGCGGGGCCAACGGAAACGCAGGGGAAGTGGGGCATATGATCCTTCAGACCGACGGCCCCCTGTGCGGCTGCGGCCAGCAGGGCTGTCTTGAATCCCTGGCTTCACGGCTCTCCCTTGCCAAGGACGCGGTTTCCCTTGCCGCCAGCGGCAAAGCACCGGTACTGTTGGGTCTGGCCGGCACGGATATCAGCGGCTACAAGAGCGGGGTTTTTGCAAAAGCCCTCAGGAAGCGGGATCCCGTAACCAGGGACCTGATAAAACGGGGAGCCCAGTACCTTGGCATCGGGCTGGCAAACTGCGTGAATCTCCTGAACCCGGAAGCCATCATTCTTGGCGGAGGACTTGTAGAAAAGCTTGGAGCACCTTTTATCAAGCAGACAGTAAAATCCCTGCGGGCCCACAGCCTTCCGGGGCTGATCGAAGATGTTCGGGTCATGGCCGCGGAACTGGGCGACGATGCTGCGCTGGTCGGATCCGCTGCCCTGGCCGCTTTGGAGTTCAAGGAAAGATGA
- a CDS encoding Ppx/GppA phosphatase family protein, translating into MNYRLMAVIDIGSTAIRMLIAEIDEHHNWRIVESAGKSIPLGRDAFTTGRIGTKSLRQAVAILKGFVEILKGWSIAPEDVKAIATSAVREASNRDTFIDRVAIQTGIMITIADGIEENRLTYIAVQYALAPISAQISRSNSLIMEVGGGSTELMLLQRNHMVAAHSLKIGTVRTQQQVITSLGHRENMARYIAESVQTLKDHLDREFELKRIKHFVAVGGDARVAASQIGEQKYEYYTIVQKADFNRFVDRISALSIEEIMDSLQIPYATAELLIPGLILYSEFLEATAAEELIVPSISIREGALLSYTLHQGHVVREKFVDQIKASAVSLGRKYHYDEKHARQVTRMALRIFDDLKKDFQLKPEGRLLLEVSGILHDVGTYIRTAGHHKHGQYLVENSDIFGLTREDIQIISNVVRFHRKRAPNPSNESYNRLPRKERLRVLKLAAILRIADALDRGHNDRIKSIRLERDENRLIINCNATGDIAVERAGIAEKKDLFEEVFGLKVILR; encoded by the coding sequence ATGAATTACCGTCTGATGGCTGTCATCGACATCGGATCCACCGCAATCCGAATGCTGATCGCGGAAATCGATGAGCACCACAACTGGCGGATCGTGGAATCCGCGGGAAAATCCATCCCCCTCGGTCGTGATGCCTTTACCACCGGCCGTATAGGCACAAAAAGCCTCCGCCAGGCCGTAGCTATTCTCAAAGGCTTTGTGGAAATCCTCAAGGGGTGGAGTATAGCTCCTGAGGATGTCAAAGCAATCGCCACCTCGGCGGTGAGGGAAGCATCCAACCGGGACACCTTTATCGACCGGGTGGCGATCCAGACAGGCATAATGATTACCATCGCCGACGGCATAGAGGAGAACAGACTCACCTATATCGCCGTTCAATACGCCCTTGCCCCCATAAGCGCACAGATCAGCCGCTCCAACTCGCTTATCATGGAAGTCGGCGGCGGCAGCACCGAACTGATGCTGCTTCAGCGAAACCATATGGTGGCCGCCCATTCCCTGAAAATCGGGACCGTACGAACACAGCAGCAGGTCATAACATCCCTGGGGCACAGGGAAAACATGGCCCGGTACATTGCCGAAAGCGTGCAGACCCTCAAAGACCATCTGGACAGGGAGTTTGAACTCAAGCGGATCAAGCATTTCGTTGCAGTGGGTGGAGATGCCCGGGTGGCTGCCAGCCAGATCGGCGAACAGAAATATGAGTACTACACCATCGTGCAGAAGGCGGATTTCAACCGTTTCGTAGACCGGATTTCCGCCCTGAGCATAGAAGAGATCATGGATTCTCTTCAGATCCCCTACGCCACAGCAGAACTGCTTATCCCCGGCCTGATTCTCTACAGTGAATTCCTGGAGGCTACTGCCGCAGAGGAGCTGATTGTTCCATCCATCAGCATCCGGGAAGGAGCCCTCCTGAGCTACACCCTTCATCAGGGACATGTTGTCAGGGAGAAATTCGTCGATCAGATAAAGGCCTCGGCGGTAAGCCTGGGTCGCAAATACCATTATGATGAAAAACATGCCCGCCAGGTTACCCGAATGGCCCTCAGAATATTCGATGACCTGAAAAAGGACTTCCAGCTGAAACCCGAGGGCCGGCTGCTTCTCGAGGTTTCCGGAATCCTCCACGATGTGGGTACCTATATTCGTACTGCGGGACATCACAAGCACGGTCAGTATCTGGTGGAAAACTCGGATATATTCGGTCTGACCCGGGAAGACATCCAGATAATATCCAACGTCGTCCGCTTCCATCGGAAACGGGCCCCCAATCCGTCGAATGAAAGTTACAACCGGCTCCCCCGAAAGGAGAGACTCCGGGTACTCAAACTGGCGGCTATCCTCAGGATTGCCGATGCCCTGGACAGGGGACATAACGACAGAATAAAGAGTATCCGCCTTGAGAGGGACGAAAACCGCCTGATCATCAACTGCAACGCCACCGGGGATATAGCCGTCGAACGGGCAGGAATTGCAGAAAAGAAGGATCTTTTTGAAGAGGTCTTTGGTTTGAAGGTAATACTGCGATAG
- a CDS encoding IclR family transcriptional regulator: MVPAIEKADMIFSFLMQHPEGATLKETSTILGIPKSTTHRLLISLSELDYIEQDHHSGRFFLGPKLLSLSRAAERRLNLNRITTPYLEELSSRTRETVKLSVIRHKKVYVINTVLSPRIMKITVESGTVFPPHIGAAAKLLLSSLPDEEIDEYLEQELEEYTVNSVTDRDMLRKEIEAIRAEGLARDRQEETIGISGIAAPVRDSFGGIVAAVSIPYLSALRPEAELLPPLIECVDGISRRLGFYNHDEYSSSTPTTKE; the protein is encoded by the coding sequence ATGGTACCGGCGATAGAAAAGGCGGACATGATCTTCTCTTTTCTCATGCAGCATCCCGAAGGCGCGACCCTTAAGGAGACCAGCACCATACTTGGAATACCCAAATCAACCACTCACCGGCTGCTCATCTCCTTAAGCGAACTCGACTATATCGAACAAGACCACCACAGCGGCCGCTTTTTTCTCGGGCCAAAGCTTCTGTCCCTCTCCCGGGCAGCCGAACGCCGGCTGAACCTTAACCGGATAACAACCCCCTACCTGGAAGAGCTCTCATCCAGAACACGGGAAACAGTAAAACTCAGCGTCATCCGCCACAAGAAGGTCTACGTGATCAATACGGTTCTCAGTCCAAGGATCATGAAGATAACCGTGGAGTCCGGTACCGTTTTCCCTCCCCACATAGGGGCTGCTGCAAAGCTGCTGCTCTCGTCCCTTCCCGATGAAGAGATCGATGAGTATCTTGAACAGGAGCTCGAAGAATACACGGTAAACTCCGTTACCGACCGGGATATGCTCAGGAAAGAGATCGAAGCGATCCGTGCCGAAGGCCTCGCCAGAGACCGGCAGGAGGAGACCATCGGTATCAGCGGTATTGCCGCACCGGTGCGGGACTCCTTCGGCGGAATTGTCGCCGCCGTCAGCATTCCGTACCTTTCGGCCCTCCGGCCCGAAGCTGAGCTTCTGCCTCCCCTGATTGAATGCGTTGACGGCATTTCCCGCCGTCTCGGATTTTATAATCATGATGAGTACAGCTCATCAACCCCAACAACCAAGGAGTAA